One window of the Bos mutus isolate GX-2022 chromosome X, NWIPB_WYAK_1.1, whole genome shotgun sequence genome contains the following:
- the LOC102267925 gene encoding ferritin light chain-like has translation MSSQTYQNDATQVEAAVNCPVNMYLHASYTHLSGLISTTMALECMGHLLKEFETGWKLVPGALCCSASTWTNLSSSGAMKYKETEQGKTQDAVEAIELREKHPKSAFMDLQARGSASAIPTFSTSLTAGRPPGVRGSA, from the exons ATGAGCTCCCAGACTTATCAGAATGATGCCACCCAGGTAGAGGCTGCTGTCAACTGCCCAGTCAACATGTATCTGCACGCCTCCTACACCCACCTTTCTGGGCTTATTTCCACCACCATGGCTCTGGAGTGCATGGGCCACCTTCTCAAGGAATTTGAAACAGGCTGGAAACTGGTCCCTGGggccctttgctgcagtgcttccACCTGGACAAACCTCTCCTCTTCTGGAgcaatgaaatacaaagaaact GAGCAGGGTAAAACCCAGGACGCTGTGGAAGCCATCGAGCTCAGGGAAAAGCACCCAAAATCGGCCTTCATGGACCTGCAGGCCCGGGGCTCTGCCAGCGCAATCCCCACCTTCTCGACTTCCCTGACAgcaggaagaccccctggtgtCAGGGGTTCTGCCTGA